From a region of the Impatiens glandulifera chromosome 4, dImpGla2.1, whole genome shotgun sequence genome:
- the LOC124936978 gene encoding beta-amyrin 28-monooxygenase-like yields MQETEIDLLFLFLFLSLLLILTVMLAFSIRLVFSGKDQLPPGRTGFPIVGETLEFMSMGRKGTPEKFFKERMAKYSPEVFKTSLIAEKTVVFCGASGNKFLFSNENKLVTSWWPRSIEKIFPSSTQTSTYEELLKMRNLLLRFLKPEALQKYVGTMDVVARSHLDTHWNNHKKVTVFPLAKNYTFTLACRLFLSVENPTQIARFSDPFHLLLAGVLSVPINFPGTRFNKAINATRTIRKELIRIIRQRTADLGAEIAIPGNDILSHMLITTDDNGQFMKEMDIADKIIGLLIAGHDTSSAAITFILKYLAEFPKVYDKVLQEVEELAMEKKGEDLLNWEDLKKMKYCWNVVNEVLRMVPPVQGTFREAVTDFTYAGFSIPKGWKLYWSANTTHKNPKYFSEPEKFEPSRFEGNGPIPFSHVPFGGGPRMCPGKEYARLEILVFMYNIVRRFKWEKVILDEKIVIDPMPRLAHGLPIRLHPH; encoded by the exons ATGCAAGAAACTGAAATTGATCTACTTTTCCTTTTCCTCTTCCTCTCCCTTCTCCTCATCCTAACCGTCATGCTAGCCTTTTCTATCCGCCTAGTTTTCTCCGGCAAGGACCAACTGCCACCCGGGAGGACTGGCTTCCCTATTGTAGGAGAGACCCTTGAGTTCATGTCCATGGGCCGAAAGGGCACCCCAGAGAAGTTCTTCAAGGAGAGGATGGCCAAGTATTCTCCTGAAGTTTTTAAGACCTCGCTGATAGCTGAGAAGACAGTTGTGTTTTGTGGAGCTTCCGGGAACAAGTTTTTGTTTTCCAACGAGAATAAACTGGTGACATCCTGGTGGCCGAGATCGATCGAGAAGATTTTCCCGTCTTCTACACAAACTTCGACTTATGAAGAGTTGCTCAAGATGCGCAATCTTCTCCTCCGATTCTTGAAACCCGAGGCCCTTCAGAAGTATGTTGGTACCATGGACGTCGTCGCCAG GAGTCATTTAGACACTCATTGGAACAACCACAAGAAAGTCACTGTCTTTCCTCTAGCGAAAAATTACACTTTTACCCTTGCATGTCGCCTTTTCCTAAGCGTCGAGAATCCCACCCAAATCGCTAGATTTTCCGACCCTTTCCATTTATTGCTCGCTGGAGTTCTATCAGTCCCAATAAACTTCCCGGGCACAAGGTTTAACAAGGCAATAAACGCAACAAGAACGATAAGGAAAGAGCTGATTCGGATAATCCGGCAGAGGACGGCTGATCTCGGGGCGGAAATCGCGATCCCTGGAAACGATATTCTATCCCACATGCTCATTACCACGGACGATAATGGGCAGTTCATGAAAGAAATGGACATCGCAGACAAGATCATTGGACTGTTAATTGCCGGCCATGACACGTCAAGTGCTGCCATTACTTTTATTCTTAAGTATCTTGCAGAGTTTCCAAAAGTCTACGATAAAGTTCTTCAGG AGGTAGAAGAGTTGGCGATGGAGAAGAAAGGCGAGGATCTTCTGAACTGGGAGgatttgaagaagatgaagtacTGTTGGAATGTGGTTAATGAAGTCCTGAGAATGGTGCCACCGGTCCAAGGGACTTTCCGGGAAGCTGTAACTGATTTTACTTATGCTGGTTTCTCTATTCCCAAGGGATGGAAG TTATATTGGAGTGCGAATACGACACACAAGAACCCTAAATACTTTTCAGAGCCGGAGAAGTTTGAGCCATCGAGATTCGAAGGAAATGGACCAATTCCTTTCAGTCACGTGCCATTTGGAGGGGGACCGAGGATGTGTCCGGGAAAAGAGTATGCGAGGTTGGAGATATTGGTGTTCATGTATAACATAGTGAGGAGGTTCAAATGGGAGAAGGTAATTCTTGATGAGAAAATTGTGATTGATCCCATGCCTAGGCTTGCCCATGGTCTTCCCATTCGTCTCCACCCACACTAA
- the LOC124934263 gene encoding lupeol synthase-like, with protein MWDAGFAIQAIISSNLVDEYWSMLKKAHSFVKASQVRENPSGDFTMMYRHANKGAWTFSMQDHGWQVSDCTAEGLKCCILFSQMPSEFVGESIETEQLYDAVNVILSLQSKNGGFPAWEPLRAYGWLEKFNPTEFFEDVLIEREYVECTSSAIQGLVLFAKLHPNHRTKEVNSCIDRAIKYIEATQEADGSWYGCWGICYTYGTWFAVKGLTACGKNYQNSAILRKACKFLLSKQLSDGGWGESYLSASNKVYTNLEGSRSNLVQTSWALLSLIDAGQVCQSNECLVMQKNPFFYCYNYFT; from the exons ATGTGGGATGCTGGTTTTGCAATTCAGGCAATTATTTCGAGTAACCTTGTTGATGAATACTGGTCAATGCTTAAGAAAGCACATAGTTTCGTTAAAGCATCACAG GTACGAGAAAACCCATCAGGAGATTTCACTATGATGTATAGACACGCAAATAAAGGTGCATGGACATTCTCAATGCAAGATCATGGTTGGCAAGTATCAGATTGTACAGCAGAAGGGTTGAAA TGTTGCATTCTCTTTTCACAAATGCCATCAGAATTTGTGGGGGAGAGTATTGAAACAGAACAATTATATGATGCTGTTAACGTTATCCTTTCCCTACAA AGCAAAAATGGTGGTTTTCCTGCTTGGGAGCCTCTGAGAGCATATGGTTGGTTGGAG AAGTTCAACCCTACCGAGTTCTTTGAAGATGTCCTTATTGAACGAGA ATATGTGGAATGCACTTCATCAGCAATTCAGGGTTTGGTTCTTTTTGCAAAGTTACATCCAAATCACCGGACAAAGGAGGTAAACAGTTGCATTGATAGAGCAATCAAATACATTGAAGCCACTCAAGAGGCTGATGGTTCATG GTACGGTTGTTGGGGAATTTGTTATACCTACGGAACATGGTTCGCTGTTAAAGGACTAACTGCTTGTGGAAAGAACTACCAAAATAGTGCGATATTGCGTAAAGCTTGTAAATTTTTGCTGTCAAAGCAGCTTTCAGATGGTGGATGGGGAGAAAGCTACCTTTCAGCCTCAAATAAG GTATATACAAATTTAGAAGGAAGCAGATCCAATTTGGTACAAACATCATGGGCTTTGTTGTCTCTAATTGATGCTGGACAGGTTTGTCAGTCAAATGAATGTCTTGTGATGCAAAAGAATCCATTTTTTTATTGCTATAATTACTTTACATAA